One window from the genome of Paracoccus zhejiangensis encodes:
- a CDS encoding DUF7282 domain-containing protein, giving the protein MKKLTLTACLLALSAGSALAQDAMAPMVEASDQSVANGIVSATKVVAPANGWLVVHRTDAEMKPGPVVAYAPIREGETADVAAILTEPVATGDMLMLMVHGEDGGMTTGSFEYTLGAKEDGPIRIDDKLVMATITAQ; this is encoded by the coding sequence ATGAAGAAACTGACCCTTACCGCCTGCCTGCTGGCGCTCTCCGCCGGCTCTGCCCTTGCCCAGGATGCGATGGCCCCGATGGTGGAGGCGAGCGACCAGAGCGTCGCCAATGGCATCGTCAGCGCCACCAAGGTCGTCGCCCCGGCCAATGGCTGGCTGGTGGTGCACCGCACCGATGCCGAGATGAAGCCCGGCCCGGTCGTGGCCTACGCCCCGATCCGCGAAGGCGAAACCGCCGATGTCGCCGCCATCCTGACCGAGCCGGTCGCCACGGGCGACATGCTGATGCTGATGGTCCATGGCGAGGATGGCGGCATGACCACCGGCAGCTTCGAATACACGCTGGGGGCCAAGGAAGACGGCCCGATCCGCATCGATGACAAGCTGGTTATGGCCACGATCACGGCCCAGTAA